From a single Pseudophryne corroboree isolate aPseCor3 chromosome 6, aPseCor3.hap2, whole genome shotgun sequence genomic region:
- the LOC134935971 gene encoding gastrula zinc finger protein XlCGF17.1-like has protein sequence MSLKEERPYLCSECDKCFKYKSHLLIHERTHTGEKTFKCSECSKCYTSKMNLVLHQRNHTGEKPYKCSECSKCFSSNIYLSKHQRSHTGEKPYKCSECSKCFSYKSQLLSHRRIHTGEKPFKCSECSKCFSSKRQLIRHQRIHTGEKPFKCSECSKCFTSKRSLVTHQRSHTGEKPYQCTECSKRFSSKQQLVVHQRSHTGEKPFKCFECSKCFSSKEQLVMHQRIHTGEKPFKCSECSKCFSSKQQLVVHQRIHTGEKPFKCFECSKCFSSKQQLVVHQRILTGEKPFKCSECRKCFSSKPQLVVHQRIHTGEKPFKCSECSKGFTSKRNLVTHHRIHTGEKL, from the coding sequence ATGAGTCTCAAAGAAGAGAGACCatatctgtgctctgagtgtgacaaatGCTTCAAATATAAATCACATCTTCTCATACATGAGAGGACCCACACAGGAGAGAAaacatttaaatgctctgaatgcagcaaatgttatACTTCCAAGATGAACCTTGTTTTACATCAGAGgaatcacacaggagagaaaccatataaatgttctgaatgcagcaagtgtttttcctccAATATATACCTTTCtaaacatcagaggagtcacacgggagagaaaccatataaatgctctgaatgtagcaagtgtttttcctaTAAGTCACAACTTCTCAGTCAtcggaggattcacacaggagagaaaccatttaaatgctctgaatgtagcaagtgtttttcttCCAAGCGACAACTTATTaggcatcagaggattcacacaggagagaaaccatttaaatgctctgaatgtagcaagtgttttacctCCAAGAGAagccttgttacacatcagaggagtcacacaggagagaaaccatatcaATGCACTGAATGCAGCAAGCGTTTTTCTTCCAAGCAACAGCTTGTTgtgcatcagaggagtcacacaggagagaaaccatttaaatgctttgaatgtagcaagtgtttttcttCCAAGGAACAACTTGTTatgcatcagaggattcacacaggagagaaaccatttaaatgctctgaatgtagcaagtgtttttcttCCAAGCAACAACTTGTTgtgcatcagaggattcacacaggagagaaaccatttaaatgctttgaatgtagcaagtgtttttcttCCAAGCAACAGCTTGTTGTGCATCAGAGGATtctcacaggagagaaaccatttaaatgctctgaatgtagaAAGTGTTTTTCTTCCAAGCCACAACTTGTTgtgcatcagaggattcacacaggagagaaaccatttaaatgctctgaatgtagcaagggTTTTACCTCCAAGAGAAACCTTGTTACACATcataggattcacacaggagagaaactatAA